The proteins below are encoded in one region of Candidatus Margulisiibacteriota bacterium:
- a CDS encoding chitooligosaccharide deacetylase, whose amino-acid sequence MIKRTLPAIFLLHIVLTNVCFAQPYSACWKAETKAPLVALTFDDGPKPEYSLPILDILDKYCVKGTFFVVGKMVKLNQDIVYRMASSGHDVGNHTFSHTRLDMMDKSQIDNELRLTNQIVEKITGIKPIFFRPPGGRFNQLVLQEAHFHGLKTINWSLNAVDYTPHIDVPIAIIENKWENIVEKVVSNAKPGDIILFHNGGEDTEKALPSIIEKLRQKGFRFVTVSELLGIETVYNKKQFVKLD is encoded by the coding sequence ATGATTAAGAGAACCTTGCCGGCTATCTTCCTTCTGCACATTGTTCTAACAAATGTATGTTTCGCGCAGCCATATTCTGCTTGCTGGAAAGCAGAGACCAAAGCACCTCTTGTTGCATTGACTTTTGATGACGGACCGAAGCCAGAGTATTCACTTCCAATTCTCGATATCCTTGATAAATATTGTGTTAAAGGAACTTTTTTTGTAGTTGGAAAAATGGTGAAGCTCAACCAGGATATTGTATATCGAATGGCTAGTTCGGGACATGATGTCGGGAATCACACTTTCTCTCATACTCGATTAGATATGATGGATAAATCTCAGATTGATAATGAGTTACGATTAACGAATCAGATAGTAGAAAAAATTACCGGAATTAAACCGATTTTTTTTAGGCCGCCGGGTGGCAGGTTTAATCAATTGGTTTTGCAGGAAGCTCACTTTCATGGACTTAAGACAATTAACTGGAGCCTTAATGCGGTAGATTACACTCCTCATATTGACGTGCCGATAGCAATTATCGAAAATAAATGGGAAAATATTGTGGAAAAAGTTGTTTCTAACGCAAAACCCGGGGACATAATTTTATTCCATAATGGTGGTGAAGACACGGAGAAGGCATTGCCTTCCATAATCGAAAAGCTTAGACAAAAGGGCTTTCGTTTTGTGACAGTATCTGAGTTGTTAGGGATTGAGACAGTCTATAATAAAAAACAATTTGTGAAGCTGGATTAA
- a CDS encoding 7-carboxy-7-deazaguanine synthase QueE, translated as MLINEIFSSIQGEGIYAGYRQIFIRFAGCNLSCDYCDEQHQEQRKYEIDALAKEVKQFTKSWHHSISLTGGEPLLQVDRIKQLIPLLPLPIYLETNGTLPQHFKEIADLVDIVSLDYKEGYENEFIDFLHIAKDKDVFVKYVVRKETNVKKLSDITSLISEISRDIPFILQPVTPYGKIKQGPRLEDLLRFYQTAKNHLSDVRVIPQTHKLMRIK; from the coding sequence ATGCTTATAAATGAGATTTTTAGCTCGATACAAGGTGAGGGGATATATGCAGGATATAGGCAAATTTTTATTCGGTTTGCCGGATGTAATTTGTCTTGTGATTACTGCGATGAGCAGCATCAGGAACAACGTAAGTATGAAATTGATGCATTAGCAAAAGAAGTTAAGCAGTTCACCAAATCCTGGCATCATTCGATTTCCTTAACCGGCGGAGAGCCGCTCCTTCAAGTTGATCGAATAAAGCAGTTGATTCCTTTGTTGCCGCTTCCTATCTATCTTGAGACTAACGGTACTTTGCCACAGCACTTTAAGGAAATTGCCGATCTGGTTGATATTGTTTCTCTCGACTACAAAGAAGGATACGAAAACGAATTTATTGATTTTTTGCATATTGCAAAAGACAAGGATGTTTTTGTCAAATATGTTGTTCGGAAAGAAACAAATGTTAAGAAATTGTCTGATATTACTTCATTAATTTCCGAAATTAGCCGGGATATTCCATTTATATTGCAGCCAGTGACACCCTATGGCAAGATTAAACAAGGGCCGCGCCTAGAAGATCTGTTAAGGTTCTATCAGACAGCGAAAAATCACCTGAGCGATGTCCGAGTTATTCCCCAAACCCACAAGTTAATGAGAATAAAATGA
- a CDS encoding ATP-dependent DNA helicase PcrA, with protein MLSRLNNKQKEAVLATAGPVLIIAGAGSGKTQVLTHRIAYLLSQKTAYPSQIFAVTFTNKAAKEMKARVLKLLSGIIPEKEINAMWVNTFHAACVRILRTESENVGLPKNFVIYDTSDQLSIIKKILKELDIDDKQFKPNSILSSISSAKNELVAPENYVSAAYDVFSKKVGLIYPAYQSVLRQQNALDFDDILYYTVELFKKRPDILRNYQERFKYVLVDEYQDTNVCQYSIVHMLAAKHNNICAVGDGDQNIYSWRGANSKNILNFEKDFPAAKTIMLEQNYRSTPNILKAANDVIKNNSERKDKNLWTENPENEQVVHYRGINEREEAAYVAEQIELLMNENNYSLKDFVILYRTNAQSRVIEDVFMYKNIKYQIIGAFKFYERKEIKDILAYLRLIYNMNDNYSLLRALASTNRGIGNTSIAKLEQFAKERQTLMFEALNVTDVLKGKAALAAKDFYKIIKELQSALASQTYSLSEFIELVVEKTGYLDALSAQEDKEYQDRTENIMELVSVAREHDGATLEDFLMSVSLVSDIDEADSDKDVVTLMTLHSAKGLEFPVVFMVGMEEGLLPHFRSLFELDEIEEERRLCYVGMTRAKSLLFMSSVITRTIFGNTASNEISRFIKEISKENLKEENSPKLATNDKKYNFIAASGISFSPKRDSEKYKEKDNMAEGGYSVGDQVLHPTFGRGCVTYLYGSGINTTLTIRFTDEERTLMLKYAPIEKV; from the coding sequence ATGCTTTCACGACTAAATAATAAACAAAAAGAAGCTGTCTTGGCCACCGCCGGACCGGTTTTGATAATTGCCGGTGCAGGTTCGGGCAAGACACAGGTTTTAACCCATAGGATTGCTTATCTGCTTAGTCAGAAAACAGCATATCCTTCACAAATATTTGCTGTTACTTTTACCAATAAGGCCGCAAAAGAAATGAAGGCCAGGGTGCTTAAACTCCTGAGCGGTATTATTCCTGAAAAAGAGATTAACGCGATGTGGGTCAATACCTTTCATGCTGCATGCGTACGTATACTGCGCACTGAAAGTGAGAATGTCGGCTTGCCAAAGAATTTTGTCATTTACGATACTTCGGACCAATTAAGCATTATAAAGAAAATCCTTAAGGAATTAGATATCGATGATAAGCAATTTAAGCCAAACTCAATATTATCTTCAATTTCTTCAGCTAAGAATGAACTAGTTGCGCCAGAAAATTATGTCTCGGCGGCTTATGACGTTTTTTCCAAAAAAGTCGGGTTAATATATCCGGCATATCAATCGGTCCTTCGGCAGCAAAATGCTCTCGATTTTGATGATATTTTATATTATACGGTTGAGTTATTCAAAAAACGTCCGGATATTTTACGCAATTATCAGGAACGATTTAAATACGTACTGGTCGATGAGTATCAAGATACTAACGTATGCCAGTATTCTATTGTCCACATGCTCGCGGCTAAACATAATAATATTTGTGCAGTAGGCGATGGTGATCAGAATATTTATAGCTGGCGAGGGGCAAATAGCAAGAATATCCTTAATTTTGAAAAGGATTTTCCTGCTGCGAAAACCATCATGCTGGAACAGAATTATAGGTCTACTCCTAATATTCTCAAAGCGGCAAACGATGTTATTAAAAATAACAGCGAAAGAAAAGACAAAAATCTGTGGACGGAAAATCCTGAAAACGAACAAGTTGTTCACTATCGAGGAATAAATGAGCGGGAAGAAGCTGCTTATGTCGCTGAGCAGATTGAATTATTAATGAATGAAAATAATTATTCATTAAAAGACTTTGTTATTCTTTATCGAACGAATGCACAGAGTCGAGTAATTGAAGATGTTTTTATGTACAAGAATATTAAGTACCAGATTATTGGAGCTTTTAAGTTTTATGAACGAAAAGAAATTAAAGATATTCTTGCATATTTGCGACTTATTTATAATATGAATGATAACTACAGTTTGTTACGTGCTCTTGCCAGTACGAATAGGGGTATCGGGAATACTTCTATTGCGAAACTTGAGCAATTTGCAAAAGAGCGACAGACACTGATGTTCGAAGCCTTGAATGTAACTGACGTTTTGAAGGGAAAAGCTGCACTAGCAGCGAAAGATTTTTACAAGATAATTAAAGAGCTTCAAAGTGCTTTGGCATCCCAAACGTATTCTTTGTCAGAGTTTATTGAGTTAGTTGTAGAAAAAACCGGATATTTGGATGCCCTTTCTGCACAAGAAGATAAAGAGTATCAGGATAGAACAGAAAATATTATGGAATTAGTCAGTGTTGCAAGAGAACACGATGGAGCGACTCTTGAAGACTTTCTTATGAGCGTTTCTCTTGTTTCTGATATTGATGAGGCTGATTCTGATAAAGATGTGGTAACGCTTATGACTCTCCACAGTGCCAAAGGACTTGAATTCCCGGTTGTATTCATGGTAGGGATGGAAGAAGGGTTGCTACCCCATTTCCGGTCTTTATTTGAATTAGATGAGATTGAAGAAGAGCGACGGCTATGCTATGTGGGGATGACACGAGCGAAAAGTCTGCTGTTCATGAGTTCGGTTATCACACGGACAATTTTTGGGAATACGGCTTCGAACGAAATATCCCGCTTTATAAAGGAAATTTCTAAAGAGAACCTAAAAGAAGAAAATAGCCCTAAATTAGCAACAAATGACAAGAAGTATAATTTTATTGCTGCTTCGGGAATATCTTTTTCTCCTAAGAGAGATAGTGAGAAATATAAAGAAAAAGACAATATGGCTGAAGGTGGATATAGTGTTGGGGACCAGGTCCTTCATCCGACCTTTGGCAGAGGTTGTGTTACCTATTTATATGGAAGTGGAATTAATACAACATTGACGATCAGATTCACTGATGAAGAAAGAACATTGATGTTAAAATATGCGCCTATAGAAAAAGTATAA
- a CDS encoding 3-deoxy-7-phosphoheptulonate synthase translates to MSFTYVQKIPSVNEIFEMVPLSKELKTVKSMRDKEILSVFEGNSNIFLLIIGPCSAHDEDSVCDYISRLAYVQEKVKDKLLLIPRIYTNKPRTTGEGYKGMMHQPDHQKEPNLVEGLKAIRRMHIRALRESHLPAADEMLYPGNYPYLEDVLSYSAIGARSVENQQHRLTVSGLDTPVGMKNPTSGDIEVMLNSIQAAQLSHAFIYNGYEVKTSGNPLAHAILRGAVNQHGQCIANYHYEELMRTAELYSNRSLANPALIVDTNHANSNKMYREQPRIAMEIMRSKKHNAILHKMVKGLMIESFIGEGAQKANENEYGKSITDACLGWDSTERLINDIAYIL, encoded by the coding sequence ATGAGTTTTACCTACGTGCAAAAAATTCCAAGTGTAAATGAAATCTTTGAAATGGTTCCCTTGTCGAAAGAACTAAAAACAGTGAAGTCTATGCGAGACAAAGAAATTTTGTCGGTTTTTGAAGGAAATAGTAATATATTCCTATTAATTATTGGACCCTGTTCAGCTCATGATGAGGATTCGGTATGTGATTATATTTCACGATTAGCATATGTTCAAGAAAAAGTTAAAGATAAGCTGCTATTAATCCCAAGAATCTATACCAATAAGCCGCGTACTACCGGTGAAGGTTATAAAGGGATGATGCACCAACCAGACCACCAAAAAGAACCGAACTTAGTTGAAGGTTTGAAAGCCATCCGAAGAATGCATATTAGGGCTCTGCGCGAGTCTCATCTGCCTGCTGCAGATGAAATGCTTTATCCCGGTAATTATCCTTATCTGGAGGACGTCCTTAGTTATTCGGCTATAGGTGCGCGATCGGTCGAGAACCAGCAGCACCGGCTGACTGTGAGTGGACTTGATACTCCGGTTGGAATGAAAAATCCAACGAGTGGAGATATTGAGGTTATGTTGAATTCGATTCAAGCAGCCCAATTATCCCATGCCTTCATTTATAACGGATATGAAGTTAAAACAAGTGGAAACCCATTAGCCCATGCAATTTTACGTGGAGCTGTTAATCAACATGGGCAATGTATTGCAAATTATCATTATGAAGAACTAATGAGGACTGCGGAACTATATTCTAACCGGTCGCTTGCTAATCCCGCTCTCATTGTTGATACAAACCATGCTAATTCGAATAAAATGTACAGGGAGCAGCCAAGAATAGCGATGGAGATTATGAGAAGTAAAAAGCATAATGCAATATTGCATAAAATGGTAAAAGGGCTCATGATTGAGAGTTTTATTGGTGAAGGGGCGCAGAAGGCAAATGAAAATGAGTATGGTAAGTCAATTACTGATGCATGCTTGGGGTGGGACTCAACAGAACGCCTAATAAACGATATTGCATATATTCTGTAA
- a CDS encoding imidazole glycerol phosphate synthase subunit HisF has protein sequence MLAKRIIPCLDVKEGRVVKGTNFVELRDAGDPVELAKLYDSQNADELVFLDITASSDKRNIMIDVVRRTADQVFIPFTVGGGINDIETIRAMLNAGADKVSINTAAVKNPDFVKEAADIFGSQCIVVAIDARKISRLTTDYKIAQDGKASKIENLIEEIKIDENSNWEVYTHGGRHATGIDAIKWAKHMEIMGSGEILLTSMDADGTKAGYDIPLTKAVAEAVNIPVIASGGAGTLEHIKDACDICDAALLASLLHYKELTISEIKEYLKKNNIPVRN, from the coding sequence ATGTTAGCCAAAAGAATCATCCCTTGTCTCGATGTTAAAGAAGGCCGGGTTGTCAAAGGCACCAATTTCGTCGAATTGCGCGATGCCGGAGACCCGGTTGAACTAGCCAAACTCTACGATTCACAAAATGCTGACGAGCTGGTATTTCTCGATATTACCGCTTCCTCCGACAAACGGAATATCATGATTGATGTAGTACGACGCACGGCTGATCAGGTATTTATCCCGTTCACGGTCGGAGGAGGGATCAACGATATCGAAACAATTAGAGCAATGCTTAACGCAGGTGCCGACAAAGTATCAATTAACACTGCGGCAGTAAAAAACCCGGATTTTGTCAAAGAAGCTGCCGATATCTTTGGATCTCAATGCATTGTCGTAGCCATCGATGCCCGAAAAATCAGCAGACTTACAACAGACTATAAAATAGCCCAAGATGGTAAAGCCTCAAAAATAGAAAACCTCATCGAAGAAATAAAAATTGATGAAAACAGCAATTGGGAGGTCTATACTCACGGAGGCAGACATGCTACAGGGATTGATGCAATAAAATGGGCAAAACATATGGAAATAATGGGTTCAGGAGAAATCCTACTGACAAGCATGGATGCAGACGGCACAAAAGCCGGCTACGATATCCCGCTAACCAAAGCCGTAGCAGAAGCGGTCAACATTCCAGTGATAGCCTCCGGCGGGGCTGGTACGCTCGAACATATCAAAGACGCTTGCGACATCTGTGATGCGGCACTTCTTGCATCACTTCTCCACTACAAAGAGCTCACTATCAGTGAAATAAAAGAATACCTGAAAAAGAATAACATTCCGGTAAGGAATTAA
- a CDS encoding anaerobic ribonucleoside-triphosphate reductase activating protein codes for MSIGGYIKTSFVDYPGKIATTIFLSRCNFRCPYCQNPELVLDSAAFPVDFKEIIEYLKKSQHLIDAVCFSGGEPTIDPQLSEYIAQVKGLGFLIKLDTNGSDPEILQSLPINYLALDIKTIPEKYTALTTIPEIESKITRTINYLINEASFEYEFRTTLVPGLVDENDMHTIGKLIQGTKKWFLQQFRNTSTLDPSYKTVQPFSTKEIQKLVEIAKQYVPGTFSR; via the coding sequence ATGTCTATAGGCGGGTACATTAAAACATCATTTGTTGATTACCCGGGGAAAATAGCAACAACCATTTTTCTCTCACGATGTAATTTTCGTTGTCCTTATTGTCAGAATCCAGAACTTGTTCTGGATTCTGCTGCTTTTCCGGTGGATTTTAAAGAAATCATAGAATATCTCAAAAAATCTCAGCACCTGATTGACGCTGTCTGTTTCTCAGGCGGAGAGCCAACGATTGACCCTCAACTTTCGGAATACATTGCTCAGGTAAAAGGACTCGGATTCCTCATCAAACTCGATACAAATGGCAGCGATCCCGAGATACTACAATCGCTGCCGATCAATTACCTCGCACTTGACATCAAAACAATTCCAGAGAAATACACGGCATTAACAACAATTCCAGAAATAGAAAGCAAAATAACTCGCACAATAAACTACCTGATAAATGAAGCAAGCTTTGAGTATGAGTTCAGAACGACATTAGTTCCGGGACTCGTGGATGAAAATGATATGCACACAATTGGAAAACTCATACAAGGCACAAAAAAATGGTTCCTGCAGCAGTTCCGAAACACCTCGACACTTGATCCAAGCTACAAAACAGTTCAGCCGTTCAGTACTAAAGAAATTCAAAAACTCGTTGAAATAGCAAAACAATATGTCCCCGGAACATTTTCCCGCTAA